One Dokdonia sp. Dokd-P16 genomic window carries:
- a CDS encoding MarR family winged helix-turn-helix transcriptional regulator, with protein MNDKTIDYCLRATWQAVMKMYNEQAAEFDVTMAVGFALLSIDPDQGTPSTALGPRMGMEATSLSRTLKTMEEKGLIERKPNPADGRGVLIHLTPFGKEKRDFSKTKVKTFNGAVRETISEEKINNFYEVIDTINDLIQNRKVFNQKETLVK; from the coding sequence ATGAATGACAAAACAATAGACTACTGTTTGAGAGCCACTTGGCAAGCAGTTATGAAAATGTATAATGAACAAGCAGCAGAGTTTGATGTAACGATGGCCGTTGGTTTTGCCCTGTTAAGTATAGATCCAGACCAAGGCACACCTTCTACAGCATTAGGTCCACGTATGGGTATGGAAGCTACTTCCCTATCTCGTACACTTAAGACTATGGAAGAAAAAGGCTTGATAGAACGCAAACCTAATCCAGCAGACGGACGCGGTGTTCTTATACATCTTACTCCATTTGGAAAAGAAAAAAGAGATTTCTCAAAAACAAAAGTAAAAACCTTTAATGGTGCTGTGAGAGAAACTATAAGTGAAGAAAAAATCAACAACTTTTATGAAGTTATTGATACCATCAATGATTTGATTCAAAATAGAAAAGTTTTTAACCAAAAAGAAACCTTAGTAAAATAA
- a CDS encoding GAF domain-containing sensor histidine kinase produces MIAPATPVNEFKRMKALHGLELLDTAQEPDFDYITKLAAYICNTPVALVTLVDEDRQWFKSKVGFAPCETSRDSSFCAHAILTPNEIFEIPDATKDLRFVNNPLTKGDSPVIFYAGIPLRTKNRMAVGSLCVIDHKPNKLNQEQREALITLGKQVERLFELRSVNAKLRAAKENLTKHNSLLQDFAGTVSHDLKMPLANLILTSDILKKKYNDEIDEKGKNYLSYLKKSSMSMSKYITNILTHYESTAYDKDDVHEFMLNDMLEDLVDLLNINYECEVHFPDNNIELHCNRSALDQIFLNLIGNSLKYNDKKHTVIDIKATQTSKHFEFSVRDNGRGIEEDKVESIFTLFSTVGHLDKNGERGHGIGLSTVQKLVNNLGGTIRVESELGKFTEFIFTIAR; encoded by the coding sequence ATGATAGCACCAGCAACACCCGTAAATGAGTTTAAGCGCATGAAAGCTCTGCATGGTCTAGAACTTCTAGATACAGCTCAAGAACCAGACTTTGATTATATTACTAAACTTGCTGCTTACATATGTAATACGCCTGTAGCTCTCGTGACACTTGTAGACGAAGACAGACAGTGGTTTAAGTCTAAAGTAGGTTTTGCACCTTGCGAAACCTCACGAGATAGTTCCTTCTGCGCGCATGCGATTTTAACACCCAATGAGATTTTTGAAATCCCAGATGCTACTAAAGATTTGAGGTTTGTAAACAATCCTCTTACTAAAGGTGATTCACCAGTTATATTTTACGCGGGAATACCATTACGCACTAAAAACAGAATGGCAGTTGGATCACTATGTGTGATTGATCACAAACCTAATAAGCTAAATCAAGAACAACGAGAGGCTCTCATTACTCTAGGTAAACAAGTAGAACGCCTTTTTGAATTACGATCTGTAAATGCCAAGTTAAGAGCTGCCAAGGAAAATCTTACTAAGCATAATTCTTTACTACAAGATTTTGCAGGGACTGTGTCTCACGATCTTAAAATGCCGCTTGCAAATCTCATATTAACATCAGATATTTTAAAGAAAAAATATAATGATGAGATAGATGAAAAAGGTAAAAACTACTTGAGCTACCTCAAAAAATCATCGATGTCTATGAGTAAGTATATCACTAATATACTCACGCATTATGAGAGTACTGCTTATGATAAGGATGATGTGCATGAGTTCATGCTCAACGATATGCTTGAGGATCTTGTAGATCTTCTTAACATCAACTATGAGTGCGAAGTTCATTTTCCAGATAATAACATAGAGCTGCATTGTAATAGATCTGCACTAGATCAGATTTTCTTAAACCTTATAGGTAACAGTCTTAAGTATAACGATAAGAAGCATACAGTAATAGATATTAAAGCCACACAAACGTCTAAGCATTTTGAGTTTTCGGTAAGAGATAATGGTCGCGGTATAGAGGAAGATAAGGTAGAGAGTATTTTTACGCTTTTTAGTACTGTAGGACACCTAGATAAAAATGGAGAGCGCGGTCATGGAATCGGACTTTCTACTGTACAAAAACTTGTAAATAATCTTGGCGGTACCATAAGAGTTGAGTCAGAGCTGGGGAAATTTACAGAGTTTATTTTCACGATTGCAAGGTAG
- a CDS encoding acetyl-CoA C-acyltransferase, producing MKTAYIVKAYRTAVGKAPKGVFRFKRADELAAETIQYMMKELPEFDKKRIDDVIVGNAMPEGSQGLNMARLISLMGLDVIDVPGVTVNRFCSSGIETIGMAVAKIQAGMGDCIIAGGAESMSSVPMTGFKPELNYDAIVKTGHEDYYWGMGNTAEAVANEFKVSREDQDEFAYNSHMKALRALAEDRFQDQIVPIDVEQTYIDANGKKATRSYTVNKDEGPRAGTSKEALAKLRAVFAAGGSVTAGNSSQMSDGAAFVMVMSEEMVKELNIEPIARMVNYAAAGVPPRIMGIGPVAAIPKALKQAGLKQNDIELIELNEAFASQSLAVIRELGLDPDIINVNGGAIALGHPLGCTGGKLSVQLFDEMRKRDMSGKYGMVTMCVGTGQGAAGIYEFLK from the coding sequence ATGAAAACAGCATATATAGTAAAAGCCTACCGTACCGCAGTAGGAAAAGCACCTAAAGGTGTCTTCAGATTCAAGCGAGCAGATGAGCTTGCTGCAGAAACCATCCAGTATATGATGAAGGAGCTGCCTGAGTTTGATAAAAAACGCATAGATGACGTAATCGTAGGAAATGCAATGCCAGAAGGATCACAAGGTCTTAACATGGCGCGTCTTATCTCATTAATGGGACTTGACGTAATTGATGTACCTGGTGTAACCGTAAACCGTTTTTGTTCTTCTGGAATAGAAACTATCGGGATGGCAGTTGCAAAGATTCAAGCAGGAATGGGCGATTGTATTATCGCTGGTGGTGCGGAGTCTATGTCTTCTGTACCTATGACCGGATTTAAACCAGAATTGAACTACGATGCCATTGTAAAAACTGGACACGAAGATTACTACTGGGGAATGGGTAACACCGCAGAGGCTGTAGCAAATGAATTCAAGGTATCTCGTGAAGATCAAGATGAGTTTGCATACAACTCACACATGAAGGCATTACGTGCGCTTGCAGAAGACCGTTTCCAAGATCAGATTGTTCCTATTGATGTGGAGCAAACGTATATCGATGCAAATGGTAAGAAAGCAACTAGATCTTACACTGTAAATAAAGACGAAGGACCACGTGCTGGGACTAGTAAAGAAGCGCTTGCAAAGCTAAGAGCAGTATTTGCTGCTGGCGGAAGCGTTACTGCTGGTAACTCTTCACAAATGAGTGATGGTGCTGCTTTTGTGATGGTGATGAGTGAGGAGATGGTAAAAGAATTAAATATCGAACCTATCGCACGTATGGTAAACTATGCTGCGGCTGGTGTACCACCACGTATTATGGGAATAGGTCCTGTAGCTGCGATTCCTAAGGCATTAAAACAAGCAGGTCTTAAGCAAAATGATATTGAGCTTATCGAACTTAACGAGGCATTTGCATCACAATCACTTGCAGTAATTCGTGAGCTAGGTCTTGATCCAGATATTATTAACGTAAATGGTGGAGCAATCGCTTTAGGTCACCCACTAGGATGTACAGGAGGTAAACTTTCGGTACAGTTATTTGACGAGATGCGCAAGCGTGATATGTCAGGTAAATACGGGATGGTAACTATGTGTGTAGGTACTGGACAAGGAGCAGCAGGGATTTACGAATTCCTTAAATAA
- a CDS encoding acyl-CoA dehydrogenase family protein: MATEETKKDILRGGQFIVKETACEDVFTMEDLDEEQKMMRDSTKEFVDRDLWAHWERFEKKDYAYTEETMRTAGELGLLGVAVPEEYGGLGMGFVSTMLVCDYISGATGSFSTAFGAHTGIGTMPITLYGNEAQKQKYVPKLATGEWFGAYCLTEPGAGSDANSGKTKAVLSEDGKSYKISGQKMWISNAGFCNLFIVFARIEDDKNITGFIVENDPSNGITLGDEEKKLGIHSSSTRQVFFNDTVVSADNMLSERGNGFKIAMNALNVGRIKLAAACLDAQRRVVNEAVTYAKERVQFKTPIVNFGAIKQKLAIMATNVYVDESASYRAAKNIEDRIAMRHAEGNTHQEAELKGVEEYAIECSILKVAVSEDVQNTTDEGIQVFGGMGFSADAPMESAWRDARIARIYEGTNEINRMLAVGMMVKKAMKGHVDFMGPATAVGEELMGIPSFDTPDFSETLSEEKDLLKRLKKVFLMVAGSAAKKYGTELEQHQQLLMAAADILIEIYMSESAILRTEKNIKRSGLESQATQLAMTQLYLFNAVDIIQTKAKEAIISFAEGDEQRMMLMGLKRFTKYTNQPNVIGLRNQIAADVEQAGKYRFDAQ, translated from the coding sequence ATGGCAACAGAAGAAACAAAAAAAGATATCCTACGCGGTGGACAATTTATCGTAAAAGAAACAGCTTGTGAAGATGTCTTCACAATGGAAGACCTTGACGAGGAGCAGAAAATGATGCGTGACAGTACTAAGGAGTTTGTAGATCGTGATCTATGGGCACACTGGGAGCGTTTTGAAAAGAAAGATTATGCATACACAGAGGAGACAATGCGTACCGCTGGTGAACTTGGTTTACTAGGTGTTGCAGTACCAGAAGAGTATGGTGGATTAGGAATGGGCTTTGTATCTACAATGCTTGTTTGTGATTACATCTCTGGTGCAACTGGATCTTTTAGTACAGCCTTTGGAGCACATACAGGAATTGGTACCATGCCAATTACTTTATACGGTAACGAAGCGCAAAAACAAAAATACGTACCTAAACTTGCTACTGGTGAGTGGTTTGGTGCTTACTGTCTTACAGAACCAGGTGCTGGATCTGATGCAAACTCAGGTAAAACAAAAGCAGTTCTTTCTGAAGATGGAAAATCTTACAAGATTTCTGGACAGAAAATGTGGATTTCAAACGCAGGATTCTGTAACCTTTTTATTGTATTCGCAAGAATAGAAGACGATAAGAACATTACAGGATTTATTGTAGAAAATGATCCTTCTAACGGAATCACACTAGGTGACGAAGAGAAAAAATTAGGTATCCACTCTTCTTCTACACGTCAGGTATTCTTTAACGATACAGTAGTATCTGCAGATAATATGCTTTCTGAGCGAGGTAATGGATTTAAAATTGCGATGAACGCACTTAACGTAGGACGTATTAAACTTGCAGCTGCTTGTCTTGATGCACAACGTCGTGTAGTAAATGAAGCAGTAACGTATGCTAAGGAGCGTGTACAGTTTAAAACTCCTATTGTAAACTTTGGAGCAATCAAGCAAAAACTTGCTATAATGGCTACCAATGTATATGTAGATGAGTCTGCATCATACAGAGCTGCAAAGAACATAGAGGATCGTATCGCTATGCGTCATGCAGAAGGAAATACACACCAAGAAGCAGAGCTTAAAGGTGTTGAGGAGTATGCTATTGAGTGTTCTATCCTTAAGGTTGCCGTATCTGAAGATGTACAGAATACAACAGATGAAGGTATCCAAGTTTTTGGAGGAATGGGCTTTAGTGCAGATGCTCCTATGGAATCTGCTTGGAGAGATGCTCGTATCGCTCGTATCTATGAAGGTACAAACGAGATTAACCGTATGCTAGCGGTAGGAATGATGGTAAAGAAGGCAATGAAAGGTCATGTAGACTTTATGGGGCCTGCTACTGCTGTAGGTGAAGAGCTTATGGGTATTCCTTCTTTTGATACACCAGACTTTTCTGAAACGTTATCTGAAGAGAAAGATCTTCTTAAGCGTCTTAAGAAAGTATTCTTAATGGTAGCAGGATCTGCTGCAAAGAAGTACGGTACAGAACTTGAGCAACACCAGCAATTACTAATGGCTGCTGCAGATATCTTGATTGAAATCTATATGTCTGAGAGTGCAATCTTACGTACTGAGAAGAATATCAAGCGTTCTGGTCTTGAGAGCCAAGCAACACAACTTGCAATGACTCAACTATACTTATTTAACGCAGTAGATATTATCCAGACGAAGGCTAAAGAAGCGATTATCTCTTTTGCCGAAGGTGATGAGCAACGCATGATGCTTATGGGTCTTAAGCGTTTTACAAAGTATACAAACCAGCCTAATGTAATAGGCTTACGCAACCAGATTGCTGCAGATGTTGAGCAAGCTGGAAAATATCGCTTTGACGCACAATAA
- a CDS encoding 3-hydroxyacyl-CoA dehydrogenase/enoyl-CoA hydratase family protein translates to MAKRRIKKVAVIGSGIMGSGIACHFANIGVDVLLLDIVPRELNAKEQAKGLTLEDKVVRNRMVNDALTTALKSKPSPIYNQSFASRITTGNLEDDIAKVKDVDWIIEVVVERLDIKKQVFENLEKHRTPGTLITSNTSGIPIQFMSEGRSEDFQKHFCGTHFFNPARYLKLFEIIPGPKTDQSVLDFLNNYGEQFLGKTSVVAKDTPAFIGNRIGIFSIMSLFHTVKEMGMTVEEVDKLTGPVIGRPKSATFRTVDVVGLDTLVHVANGISENCPKDERKELFALPGFISTMMENKWLGSKTGQGFYKKNVDATGQKEILTLDLDTMDYRSAKRAKFATLELTKTIDNVYDRFKVLVGGKDKAGEFYRKSFAHLFAYVQNRIPEITDELYKIDDAMKAGFGWEHGPFQIWDAVGVEKGIELMKAEGLEVATWVTDMTAAGIDTFYSVKDGATHVYSASAKAHVKKPGQDSFIILDNIRKQTEVFSNSGVSVQDLGDGILNVEFRSKMNSIGGDVLAGLNKAIDMAEKDYDGLVVGNQGTNFSVGANIGMIFMYAVEQEYDELNAAIKYFQDTCMRLRYSAIPTVVAPHGMTLGGGCEMTLHADRVVAAAESYIGLVEFGVGVIPGGGGSKEMALRASDKFDKGDVQLNVLQEHFLTIGMAKVSTSAHEAYDLNILKHGKDIVVVNRDRQIATAKAVARQMADQGYTQPVKRNDVLVLGKQALGMFLVGTDSMEASHYISEHDKKIANKLAYVMAGGDLSEPTRVSEQYLLDLEREAFLSLATERKSLERIQHMLQKGKPLRN, encoded by the coding sequence ATGGCAAAACGTAGAATAAAGAAAGTAGCCGTCATCGGTAGCGGAATTATGGGAAGCGGTATCGCTTGTCATTTTGCAAATATCGGTGTAGATGTACTCTTACTAGACATCGTACCTAGAGAACTAAATGCTAAAGAACAAGCAAAAGGTCTTACACTTGAAGATAAAGTAGTTCGTAACCGTATGGTAAACGATGCACTTACTACTGCTTTAAAAAGTAAGCCTTCTCCTATTTACAACCAATCTTTTGCAAGTAGAATCACCACAGGAAACCTTGAGGATGATATTGCAAAAGTGAAAGACGTAGACTGGATTATAGAAGTAGTTGTAGAAAGACTTGATATCAAAAAGCAAGTTTTTGAAAACTTAGAAAAACACAGAACTCCTGGCACACTTATTACTTCAAACACTTCTGGTATTCCTATCCAGTTTATGTCTGAGGGTCGTAGTGAAGATTTCCAGAAGCATTTCTGTGGGACACACTTCTTTAACCCTGCGCGTTACCTGAAATTATTTGAAATCATCCCTGGACCAAAAACAGACCAGAGCGTACTTGATTTCTTAAATAACTACGGTGAGCAATTTTTAGGAAAAACATCTGTAGTAGCAAAAGATACTCCAGCGTTTATAGGTAACCGTATCGGTATCTTCTCTATCATGTCATTATTCCACACGGTTAAGGAGATGGGAATGACGGTTGAAGAAGTAGATAAACTCACGGGACCAGTAATAGGTCGTCCTAAGTCGGCTACGTTCCGTACTGTAGATGTTGTTGGTCTTGATACCCTTGTACATGTTGCAAACGGTATCTCAGAAAACTGTCCTAAGGACGAAAGAAAAGAATTATTTGCCTTACCAGGTTTCATCAGTACCATGATGGAAAATAAATGGTTAGGTTCAAAAACTGGTCAAGGATTCTATAAAAAGAATGTTGATGCGACAGGACAGAAAGAAATCCTTACGCTAGACCTAGATACTATGGATTACCGCTCTGCAAAAAGAGCAAAATTTGCAACCTTAGAGCTTACTAAAACTATCGATAATGTATACGATCGTTTTAAAGTGCTTGTAGGTGGTAAGGACAAGGCTGGTGAATTTTACCGCAAGTCTTTTGCACACCTTTTCGCATACGTACAAAATCGTATTCCAGAAATCACAGATGAGCTTTACAAGATAGATGATGCTATGAAAGCTGGTTTTGGCTGGGAGCACGGACCATTCCAGATTTGGGATGCCGTTGGTGTAGAAAAAGGTATCGAACTAATGAAAGCAGAAGGTCTTGAGGTTGCCACTTGGGTAACAGATATGACTGCTGCTGGAATCGATACATTCTATTCAGTAAAAGATGGAGCTACGCATGTATATTCCGCTTCCGCGAAAGCGCATGTAAAAAAACCTGGTCAAGATTCATTTATCATTCTTGACAACATTAGAAAACAAACTGAAGTATTCTCAAACTCTGGAGTATCTGTACAAGATCTAGGAGACGGAATCTTAAATGTAGAATTCCGCTCTAAGATGAACTCTATAGGAGGTGATGTTCTTGCAGGATTAAATAAGGCTATTGATATGGCCGAAAAGGATTACGACGGACTAGTAGTAGGAAATCAAGGTACTAACTTCTCTGTAGGAGCAAATATTGGAATGATTTTCATGTATGCCGTAGAGCAAGAATATGATGAGCTTAACGCTGCTATAAAATATTTCCAAGATACGTGTATGCGTCTTCGTTACTCTGCTATCCCTACAGTTGTTGCACCTCACGGTATGACTTTAGGTGGTGGATGTGAGATGACACTGCACGCAGACCGCGTAGTAGCTGCTGCCGAATCTTATATTGGACTCGTTGAGTTTGGTGTAGGTGTAATCCCTGGTGGTGGTGGATCTAAGGAAATGGCTTTAAGAGCATCAGATAAGTTTGATAAAGGTGATGTACAGTTAAATGTACTTCAAGAGCACTTCCTTACCATTGGTATGGCAAAAGTCTCTACATCTGCTCATGAAGCCTATGACCTTAATATCCTAAAGCACGGTAAAGATATCGTTGTGGTAAACCGTGATCGTCAGATTGCAACGGCTAAGGCTGTAGCACGCCAGATGGCAGATCAAGGATATACACAACCGGTAAAACGTAATGATGTACTTGTATTAGGTAAGCAGGCATTAGGAATGTTCTTAGTAGGAACAGATTCTATGGAAGCTTCTCACTACATCTCTGAGCACGATAAAAAGATTGCAAATAAACTTGCTTACGTTATGGCAGGTGGAGATCTTTCTGAGCCTACAAGAGTTTCTGAGCAGTACTTATTAGATCTTGAACGCGAAGCGTTCTTATCACTAGCTACTGAGAGAAAATCACTAGAGCGTATCCAGCATATGCTACAGAAAGGGAAGCCTTTACGTAACTAA
- a CDS encoding pyruvate carboxylase — MKIKKVLVANRGEIAIRVLRACTELNIATVAIYTYEDRYSQHRNKADESYQIGKNNEPLKPYLDMDQIIDLAKSKHVDAIHPGYGFLSENSTFARKCAENGIIFIGPEPEVMDALGDKITAKKVAQKCGVPIIESNKIALYTLDIALSEATKIGYPVMLKAASGGGGRGMRIIRKIEDLQLSFDSARNEALNSFGDDTMFLEKYVEDPKHIEVQIVADSHGNIRHLYERDCSVQRRHQKVVEMAPSFGLSQTLRDNLYKYAVAIATEVNYNNIGTVEFLVDADDNIYFIEVNPRIQVEHTVTEMVTGIDLVKTQIFVAGGYNLSDKQIKIYGQESIGTYGFAIQCRLTTEDPVNNFTPDYGKITTYRSASGMGIRLDAGSIYQGYKVSPFFDSMLVKVSAHGRTLDGSIRKMVRALKEFRIRGVETNIHFLQNVIQTDTFKNGKTTVNFIQNTPSLFDIKLSQDRTSKVVQFLAEVSVNGNSDVKKKDDSKIFRTPETPLYSLSDPFPKGTKDLLTELGPEEFCKWLMAEKKIHFTDTTMRDAHQSLLATRMRSYDMLKVASSFAKNHPNTFSMEVWGGATFDVCLRFLHESPWTRLRELRKAVPNILFQMLLRGSNGVGYKAYPDNLIEKFVEKSWENGVDIFRIFDSLNWVKAMEPSIQYVRNLTGGIAEGAISYTGDILDVKQTKYDLKYYTQLAKDLENAGAHMIAIKDMAGLLKPYAATELVTALKDTVNLPIHLHTHDTSSLQTATYLKAIEANVDVVDVALGGLSGLTSQPNFNAVVEMMKYQEREHPFEMDKLNQFSNFWEDTRELYYPFESGLKAGTAEVFQHEIPGGQYSNLRPQATALGLGDRFAEVKKMYAAVNSMFGNLVKVTPSSKVVGDMAIFMVTNNLTPEDVMERGDTISFPESVINFFKGDLGQPVGGFPKKLQAIILKNKEAYTDRPNAHLAPVDFDEEYTAFTTKFQKGFTRPLEMEDFLSYMLYPKVFEQAHENYKKYGNLALVPTKNFFYGMALGEEILIELEPGKTVIIKLLSIGIPSDEGMRTVFFKVNGENRFVEVHDTSLNIKKVENLKVDPEDSNQIGAPLQGSLYKVLVKKGQEVKENDPLFIIEAMKMETTVVASTNGRVASITVSDGNMVSQNDLVLTIE; from the coding sequence ATGAAAATTAAAAAAGTCCTTGTCGCCAATCGCGGGGAAATTGCTATTAGAGTACTACGTGCCTGTACAGAACTTAACATCGCTACGGTTGCGATATACACCTACGAAGACAGATACTCACAACATCGCAATAAAGCAGATGAGTCTTACCAAATAGGCAAGAATAATGAGCCACTCAAGCCCTACCTTGATATGGATCAGATTATTGACCTAGCCAAATCTAAACATGTAGATGCCATTCACCCCGGATACGGTTTCTTATCTGAAAACTCCACCTTTGCAAGAAAATGTGCCGAAAACGGTATCATCTTTATAGGTCCCGAACCTGAAGTGATGGATGCCTTAGGTGATAAAATCACTGCAAAAAAAGTTGCTCAAAAGTGTGGTGTTCCTATTATAGAAAGTAATAAAATTGCACTTTACACGCTTGACATCGCTCTTAGTGAAGCTACAAAAATAGGCTATCCTGTGATGCTTAAAGCTGCCTCAGGTGGTGGTGGTCGAGGGATGCGTATCATTCGTAAGATAGAAGATTTACAGCTTAGCTTTGACTCGGCTCGTAATGAGGCGCTAAACTCATTTGGGGATGATACCATGTTTCTAGAGAAATATGTAGAAGATCCTAAGCATATAGAAGTACAGATTGTAGCAGATTCTCACGGTAACATCAGGCACTTGTATGAGCGTGATTGCTCTGTACAGCGTAGACACCAGAAAGTGGTAGAGATGGCTCCTTCTTTTGGGTTATCACAAACACTACGTGATAATCTATATAAATATGCCGTTGCCATCGCTACCGAAGTAAACTATAACAATATTGGTACTGTTGAGTTTCTTGTGGATGCAGATGATAATATTTACTTCATTGAGGTAAATCCGCGTATTCAAGTGGAGCATACGGTTACTGAGATGGTAACGGGTATTGATCTTGTAAAAACACAGATTTTTGTCGCTGGAGGTTATAATCTTTCAGATAAGCAGATTAAAATTTACGGTCAGGAATCTATTGGAACTTATGGTTTTGCGATACAATGCCGACTTACAACTGAAGATCCTGTAAATAACTTTACGCCAGATTATGGTAAGATTACCACCTACCGCAGTGCATCTGGAATGGGAATCCGTCTTGATGCAGGAAGTATTTATCAAGGGTATAAAGTAAGTCCATTTTTTGACTCTATGCTTGTCAAAGTTTCTGCACATGGTAGAACGCTTGATGGCTCTATTCGTAAGATGGTCAGAGCCTTAAAAGAGTTTAGAATACGTGGTGTAGAAACGAACATTCACTTTCTGCAAAATGTCATCCAGACAGATACTTTTAAGAATGGAAAAACTACCGTAAACTTTATACAGAACACTCCTTCCCTATTTGACATCAAGCTATCACAAGACAGAACTTCAAAAGTAGTTCAGTTTCTTGCAGAGGTAAGTGTCAATGGAAATTCTGACGTAAAGAAAAAGGATGACTCTAAGATATTTAGAACACCAGAAACCCCATTATACAGCCTCTCAGACCCTTTCCCGAAAGGGACCAAAGACTTACTCACAGAGTTAGGTCCAGAGGAATTCTGTAAATGGCTCATGGCAGAAAAAAAGATACATTTTACAGATACAACCATGCGTGATGCACACCAGTCCCTACTGGCTACACGCATGCGCTCGTATGATATGCTCAAAGTAGCATCTAGTTTTGCAAAAAATCACCCTAACACCTTTAGTATGGAAGTTTGGGGAGGTGCAACCTTTGATGTTTGCTTGCGTTTCTTACACGAAAGCCCATGGACAAGACTGCGCGAACTGCGTAAAGCGGTGCCTAATATTCTTTTCCAGATGCTCTTGAGAGGATCAAACGGTGTAGGATACAAGGCGTATCCAGATAACTTGATAGAGAAATTTGTCGAAAAATCTTGGGAGAATGGTGTAGATATTTTTAGAATTTTTGATTCGCTTAACTGGGTAAAAGCCATGGAACCTAGCATCCAGTACGTGCGTAACCTCACAGGAGGAATTGCCGAAGGTGCGATAAGCTACACTGGAGATATTCTTGATGTAAAGCAAACTAAGTATGATCTTAAGTATTATACCCAACTAGCAAAAGATCTTGAAAACGCAGGAGCACATATGATTGCCATAAAAGATATGGCAGGACTCTTGAAACCATATGCCGCTACAGAACTGGTAACAGCGCTTAAAGACACCGTAAACTTACCGATACATTTACATACGCATGATACGTCATCACTACAGACGGCTACCTATCTCAAGGCCATTGAGGCAAATGTAGACGTAGTAGATGTAGCCCTGGGCGGACTATCAGGACTCACCTCTCAACCTAACTTTAATGCGGTGGTAGAGATGATGAAATATCAAGAGCGTGAGCATCCTTTTGAGATGGACAAACTCAATCAGTTTTCAAATTTCTGGGAAGACACCCGCGAGCTCTACTACCCTTTTGAGTCTGGACTCAAGGCAGGAACGGCAGAGGTTTTCCAGCATGAGATTCCTGGAGGGCAATATTCTAACCTGAGACCACAAGCAACTGCTTTAGGTCTTGGTGATCGCTTTGCCGAAGTAAAAAAGATGTATGCTGCTGTAAATAGTATGTTTGGAAACCTAGTTAAAGTAACACCTAGCTCAAAAGTAGTGGGTGATATGGCAATATTTATGGTGACTAATAACCTTACGCCAGAAGATGTGATGGAACGTGGCGACACGATTTCCTTCCCAGAATCTGTGATTAATTTCTTTAAAGGCGATTTAGGTCAGCCAGTAGGTGGTTTCCCTAAAAAGTTACAAGCTATCATCTTAAAGAATAAAGAAGCGTATACAGACCGTCCTAATGCGCATCTTGCTCCAGTAGATTTTGATGAAGAATACACAGCGTTTACAACCAAGTTTCAAAAAGGATTTACACGTCCTCTAGAGATGGAAGACTTCTTATCATATATGCTCTACCCTAAGGTGTTTGAGCAAGCGCATGAGAATTATAAGAAGTATGGCAACCTAGCCCTCGTACCTACTAAGAATTTCTTTTACGGTATGGCGTTAGGAGAAGAGATTCTCATTGAGCTAGAACCTGGTAAAACAGTCATCATCAAGTTACTTTCTATTGGGATACCTAGTGATGAAGGAATGCGTACCGTGTTTTTTAAAGTAAATGGTGAGAACCGCTTTGTCGAAGTACACGACACCTCACTCAACATTAAGAAAGTAGAAAATCTTAAAGTAGACCCAGAAGACAGCAACCAGATAGGCGCTCCCCTACAAGGATCCCTCTACAAGGTACTTGTCAAAAAAGGTCAAGAGGTAAAGGAGAACGACCCACTCTTTATCATAGAAGCCATGAAAATGGAAACCACCGTAGTCGCCTCAACAAACGGCCGCGTAGCATCCATTACCGTAAGCGACGGCAATATGGTCTCACAAAATGACCTCGTTCTTACCATTGAATAG